The genomic region GAGCATGGAGCATAGATTGAACTCCCACATCGCCCTGGCAAGCAAGACCAAAGAGCTGACCGAGTAGAACCGTGTACTCAGAGACCCTCAACGATGCGCAGTCCCACATATTCAGTCTCCAGACCTACCGCAAGGATCTGACACCGGAGGTTGCGCAGGTACGAGATCCGTTTTCAAGTAACTACACGCCTTTTTTTGCAAATGCTGATCTGAAGTTGAGGATTATGATGCTCTTATTGAACAAATTCAGGACTGGGTACAGAAGCTCATGAAAGCCTGGTTGGAGGactgtgatgatgatgctcaTGCTTTCTTGACCCATGCGAAGAGGCACATACTCGATGCTGATAGACTTGCGAGATTTCTCAAAAAATACCCGGATCTGATTGATGGTCTGAATTTCCCAGAGACTGACGAGGATATCGTCACATCTGTGATTATGAGACATCTTCATGTTAGGGTCTTCCAGTCTTTTCTCTACGATGCCATACCACACAGCATATAGACTATCAATTTTATCGAAAACCACATGCGAGCCTCAGCTGAACCCAATAGGGTTATGTCAAAGCAGCCATGGAGACCTGCGTGCACACAACCCGAGACCGCTAACACGAGCCTTGTGCAGACCATTTCACAGTGAGAATATGGACTGCTGAAGCAAACAACCTCTTCTCATTTATCCCCAGTTTTTCCCAGTTCGCCAAAGAAAAGCTAAGGAGATAGTTGTACAACTTTCCGACATGCTGAGGATTTTCTCCCGGGAGGATAATCTTCACAATTGCTACCAGGACCTCATCGGCGTTGTTGTGTATCCCGCCAttagattatataaaaactTGCAAATCTCAACCCACCACTTCTATTTGGACATAAATTCCTTTCCCGCCAGTGTTGGTGGAGAACTCCATCCAATGCTTAGGTTCGCTGATTCACTCATGTGGTTTGACTGCAAGAACGTACTGCAGAATAGGAAGGGATTCAACCTGCGGGAACTTGACCTTCCACCTTACGAAGGAGACTTGTATCACAACCTGCACAGTGTGTGCATCGTAGTACCAGCTTTGTATATGAGACAGGTCGGACAAGGAGATACCCTCAAGAGTGCTAGCGTTATTCGAAAGCAGCAGATCTCGGAGGCTTGGGGTTCGGAGGAACAGCGACGAGTTTACCAAGACAATGGGCGTCGAACACTTATTTCGCATTTGTTTGCGCTGAAGTCCTCCGAAGAAGGTTAACTATCTCTCTCCGAATGAGAGGTTATGCTTGATGGTTTAGGGATGACAGAGCACCATACGACTAACATACGACTGTTTACTTCATGGCAAGGGGCGAGATATATCCTGGGAAACCGAGGAAGGTGACAGCTACAGGCCAGGAAACCTAATGTCGTCTATTTGAAGACAAACTGTGCTCCATAACAGGATTGGTGTGAGCAACTGATATGTGTCCTGACTTAGTCAGTATTTAACAAAGAAATATCAACTGTATTGATTGATGTGCCTCGAACGAGTCATTGTCATAAAGACATCATTCTACCAAGATAAATTTTCTATACATAAACCTAAGCCAGGGGGCCCAGGCTTTTCACACAAGACGCAGTAGAATGAATTATCAAGTCTTGATGCCTCACAGGCTCTAGACGTAAATTGTACGTGTGCTGCAAGCACGCAAACACACACAGTTCCCTATGGCCTGCCATAACTAGGCATAAATAACATCCTAGGTATCCATAACACCAAGCTTACATGACGGAAATAGCCTGCGAAAAGTAAAGAAACAAATGAATGCGAAGAGGTCTTTTTGTGGCGATGCAGGCAACATCAGTGAGGGAAACAAGCCAGAAGATAAcaaaatataaaaagaaaagagctcCTCTCTGCTTGTAGTCAGGAGAGCAGTGAGGTATCAACACATTGTATATCCATCCTTTCTCCCAGGTTCACAAGTCGTCTCCGTTCCCAAGGTGATCCAACCTTGGGTGCTCTACTTGTGAATATACATCTTCTTTCCCTCTAACTCCCTTTTCGGGTAGGACAACATTCATAAAAGAATCAGAAATACAAAGGAAGGGTATAAAGGGAACCTCTATAGGTCAGTCCGTTCATGCTTCTATCGGTGTTCGGAGAGTCTTGTCCTCAGTGCCGGGACGCCTTATCGTCGAACCCTACGTTGTAGCGGCCAAAATAAGCCCGGAAGTAGTCCTACTCCTCGTCCAGACTTCCCATCATGCCATTGCCTTTGCTGCCCTTACGGCCAAGCTTGAGCATGCTAAATCTCTTGCGGACACTGCCCTTCTTGCTAGggatcttgttctcgacaGCCCTTTCGTTGCCTCCGCCGAATTGCTGGTCGAAACTCCCTCGGCTGCTAAACCCTCCCGGAGACTCAGGATGCTTCTCGTCGTGAGATTGAGCGCGGAAAAAGCTATGCCGACGGTTTTGttctttgctttgacttCGGCTCAAAGAGCGGCTCAGGTTGCTCGCTGTTTCAATATCAACAGCAGGTTCCTCAGGCTCAGTTGGCAACTCGggttctttcttcttgcttccacCAAGGAAACTGAGTCGTGTGCCTCGTTTGGAGACGGGCCTAATGACTGACGCTTCTTCTGTGGTAACGCCGTTCACCGAAACCCCAATATTGTTATGTTTGGGGCTGGCTTCAGAAGAACGAGACAATCGTCTCCAAGTAGGAGAAGGTGTCGTAACCGTTTCGCGTTGGGGCTGAGGAGGCATGAAGTGTGCGATTTCCGACGCAAATGTACTCTCaaagactataataaattagttGTATGAACCAACCTGTGGTTAAAAGGCTAACTTACACCTATGAAGCTCCTCATGTCTACTGTTGAGAATTTCATTGGGACTTCGGGCGAACATGGCAAGGCACCTCTTAATCATGATAGCATGGTCCACAAGTGCCATCTTGATAGCGCTGTCTTGGGGTGTCAGTTCCGCCTCTGATGCTTCCtggtcctcatcatcttcagtgtCATCGTTGACTTCCTTGGGTTCTGGCAGCAGTTGGCGGTAACAGGCTACACTACTCTCAGAAGTTGGGTTGACAGAAACGCTGACTgcgtcgagaagaagctgagcaTGATCCCCGTTACCATCAGCAACTCGATGCTCAAGGGCAGTCATTTCTTGGGTTTTGCGGACAATCCGCTCCAAGGCTGTCTCGTGGGCATTGAGTCTGACTTCCTCCATGTCAACAACTTCGCTACGACGAAGTATTGTAGGGAAAGCATCAGCAGTTGTGAAAACCAGTTTCTCAGCAGAGTGCTCCTTGACAGGGCCATTTGTATTGCGTCGTGTGGAGATAGAAAAGgtctgaggatgagatgataAAAGAAAATCCCGAATTACTTGTGGCACCCGAGCGCGCTGGAAAACCTGGTGGCTGAGGTCGCGATGAGGAGTGACAGCTGAGATAACCAGGAACTggccttcaacatcttcaacatcacccCCAGTGACAATTTGAGCAGCTGGATACTGCTCTTGCATGCGGTCTGTAAAAGCGGAAGCGCGTTCGCTTGGAGATCCCTCGTATATATACTCCTTGTCTCTAAGGTTAGCATGGAATCCAAGCCCCTTATAGACAACCTTGAAGTATTTAGGGACGAGTTTGTCACTTTTGGAGATGGTCTCATATATCGTTGCGATTGCTCGTTCAGTCCTGGCCAGCTTGGAGAAATCGAAGATGTTGGTCTCGTACTGTGCTTGTAGTTCTTTATATGCTGCCAAAGCATGGCTCCATGACTCTCCCTCTTCAAAGTATTTGATCATGTCGAAGTAGAGTCTCTCTTTTCGCTCAAACTGAGACTGTGCCGGAAATTCCGGGTCGGGCAGAGCCGGCGTCTGGCTAGCGGGATCCCACTCATACAGATCAGCATGCAGCCGTAGGGCCAAACCAGCTTCTGTGTGGTTCCGCGATTCGGCTTGCAGGTCTGCAAGCTGGTGCACATAGCGAACAAAGATCTCCTCCTTTTGCATATCGCGAAGGAATTCCATGAGCCGCAAACGATTAATGAGATGTGTTGCTTCGCCAGGATCCTCACTACTGTGGACTGCAACCAGGAGGTCGAGAAATTCATCTATAGTTCCAACGAACTCGCGTAGAGCTGTATAGAGCGGTTCGTCGGGAATTTCTGCCAGGGGCTCAAAACGTTCAAGTAGCTCGGATATGAACAGTTTCTGGAGGATGCTCTCAGTCAAAGGCTTCTCCTTGAAGAACAGATCCAATCGATCGATTGTCTCTGTCTGAATGATGGATAGATCCTCGCTCAGTGTCCATTCGCTGACAATCATAGTCTGTAGCACTTCGACAGCCATTCTTCGAAGACCTTCATGCACGCTGAGGCACAACTCGACGATAGGACCAACAAGTGCCGGGACATATTGAACTTGATACCCTCCCATCTTTGAGAGATTGTATCGGCTTCGTTCATCGGGGGTAGTCTCCCAACCGATCGCCTCCCAAGTGCGACGAAGGAGCTCAGCACCATGTTCTCGAACATCTCCCGCAATCTTCCACACTGCTCTTCGCTTCTGCTCCGGGAACGTCTCTAACGCGAGAGACGTACTGCCCACGAGTTTAAGGAGTGTGGTAAAGAAGAGCTTCCATAGCTCAGTATTAAAGCTCTCTGCTTCCTCTGGGTCGGGAAGGAAAGCTTCTAGCATTGTACCAGCGAGATACTCTAGGGTTCGCATAGTCGAtttgtgatgatgaatgTGGACACTCAACCAGCCCAGGGGATATGCTTCTCCCTTCAGTATGCTCATGTGTACCCTAAGAAGATTCTCTAAAAGAGTAGTCAAGTCGTCCTCAGCAAGCTCCAGTTGCATGCCTGAGGGTGAATTAGATATTGCGGACAAAATAGCAGAAAGCTCGACCAATGCTTCATCGAACTGAAGGTCTTCATTAACAGGTTTAGTAGGGAAAGGGTAGGACGAtgggaaaagaagagaaaggcggTCTTTCGGCTTGCGGGGAGCAGCAAGAACCGCCAGGTAAGAATCGATTATTTTTGGAATGTGGTCCGGAATTTCTGAGCCGAGATAGTCGATCTGGCTCGCCAATATGGAACAGCATAGACGGATCTGGTCTCTCCATTGGTCGGTCACCTCTTCAGAATGACCCCAGTGAGGAGTGATCCATCGAACGGTGTTGGTGCTGAGGGCTAATTTTTGGTCAGGGTGAGCAAATAAGTCCAGTTTGCCATAATTGATAATCAGGACAAGCTTATACAGAACAAGTTTGCCCTTGACATCCGTGCACGAGTCCATAAAGTCAATGGCAATATGCAATATTTCCTCTGTGGTCAGCAACCCAGCAAGTTCTGGTAGCCATGTGTGGAAATGCTGGACGGCGAGCGTCTGTGTTCCAACAAGTGCAGGGGTAGAGTTGCGCATCATCGCGTCAAGAGCCTTAAAGATGGCGCGGAGCTCGCGTGTAAAACCGGTGGTGTTGGATGTGATACCAATGccagcttctttctccttctgctgGGTTCGAGCATGTGTGATAAATTTAAGGATGTGCCTGACAACCTTGAAAGTAGCACGCAGCTTTCGGGCGGTCTCGGGCTCTGTTGGACTTTGAAGGAGTCTCGTAAAAGATCGCATGAGACAGGGAGTCGCAAAGGGGTAGTTGAACTGGTTCTCAGCATACTGATCAACCAATGGGCCTAGGTTGAATCTTCGGTCATGTACAATGCCTAATACTCTGACCAAGGCAGTgaagacaagatcctcaaatTCATGACTTCCGGAGTACTCCACGAGGATTCCGAATAGACCATCAAGCACATCGTTGAGCAGCTTGACCACTTCGATTTCAGGCACAAAAATGAGCTGCCTAAGCACACCTGGAACCTCCTCTCGCTGAAGATCTCGCCACTTCAAAAGCCCTAAGATCACTCTGTCCTGTGAGAACCTTGTGCTGCAGAGATAGGTATCGATACGGAGCACAGCGAGGGGGCCAGTAACTTCCGCAGGATGGTCATCTTTGCCTTGCGGGGTCCACGATAGCGACAGATACCCGCCCTTTCCAGTTGGCCCAGGTTGTGCGGTAGAGGTATGCTCATCTATCTTATAAAGCAGCAGACCGTGTAAACCATCCCTTATGAATGCCCCCTGGTCCCATAATGGCATGTGGCCAATGGCAAATGGGGGGTTGGGCATATCAGAAACAAACATGACAACATGAGCTTGTGGGACTTCGTTAGGGGCCAGAGCAAGACGCAGTGTCTGATTCCAGGGCTCTCCTCTTTCCGTAGCTATCGATTTGAATGTGCTCAAGGCTTCTGTATTGGAGGAGGCAACAATGCAGTTCTCAATCCGCTCTCCGGAGGTCTTTCTAACCTCGAGTGTTATCTGGAGGTTGTTTCCATGAACACTAGAGGGCATGGCCGTTGGGCTACCACCAAATCGAGACAGAAGGTTCTGTTTTCCCAGGGCAGCGTCAGTTAAGGTGAAGTAGATGTCAGAGCGAGGTCTGGTGGGTGCTCCGGAGAATCCCATCTTGCTTGTCTTCGTCACGCCTGAGAGCATCGTTGGAGTGGATTTTATGAGGATGTCAGCGTCGGAGTGATTAAAACTcttgagctgaagctgcaATCGCTCACCCCTTCGGGACTTTTCGTAGTGTCCAGAAGGGCTGTCCAATAATTCCTTGACCAGCGGATCCCAATCATCACCGGCGTCCTTTTCACCTGCATGCCTCGAAGATGTCGACcagatattaataagatgTTCGACCTCGTCATCTTGCTTCATGATTGGATTTAATCGGAGAACGCCAAGACCGATTGTGCGATCTGCAATCTGCACTCCATCTGGGGGGCTGCCGGTTTTTGAGCCTGCTGTACTTGGAGGTCCAGTGCCTTCTCGACTTTCGGCGCCGCTTGTTGAAAGCCGTTCATCATTTTGCTCGGCAACGGCGTCCATCCGCGTCACAGGTGACCCTCTTGAAATGCCAGATCTTGAGCTCTTACCACCCCACATGAGACTCCGCCTCGTTGACTTCATTCCGCCTGAAGATGTCGGTTTCATGTGGTCCCTCGAGTATGGAGCCGTTGGGCCGGTACCTGAGCGCGAGAGAGGCTGAGAGGGTATAATCTGCTGAGATGCTAGCACTTTGACAACCAGGAAGAGTTCTGTTTCTGCTGAAGGAACATCGCCCACGTCTTGTGGGGATAAATCTGTGAAAAGAGTCTTCGTCTGTGCATGCTTGGCCAGGTTGACGATTGTACCCCCAGCAGGGATTTTTACTGTAAACCCTTCTGAAAGAGTAGTGGGCTGACCATATTGAGGTTTGCTGACGAGGTAAAAAACCAGTGAGGTCTCTTCAATCGAGGCACCGGCGAAGCCCTTAATATCGACCATGAGATGGTGTAGAGCAGTCAATTCGACAAGGGGCTGTGGGGGTTCATCCAATAGACTCATCACAGACTGCAACTTGGTGACTTTGACAATACAATCGTCGGCTGTCAAGACCCTTCCCCGAGCTTCAGGATCTCGCACAATAACTTCACCTCCACATAATTTATTCACCCTGACCAAGTCCCAGACAGTCCTTTCACGTAAACGATCGTATTCGTGTGCAGTAAGAACGTTATACAGAAACTGTTGCCGATGTAAGTTGAGGCCTGTAATAAGTTGAGAAAGCTGATCCAGTCGGCTATATTGTCGGGAGAGCAGGAGTTCATGGAGATTAGTGGAATGCCATTCTCGAAGACATGAGGCGATCTCGTCTATTAAGGGTTCTGATAGCGAAGTTGGTGTCTCGTCTCCAATCTTGAGCATTGGTACGGGTGCAGCAGGGCGTGGAGCGTTGGGATCTCTATCCACGGGTATTGATAGACTTCCCAAAGTGCCATTGTGAAGCTCCCTGAAGGGTGTTCTGCCTTTGCTCGAGATCGTTGACCTATTTCCATCTTTTCGGCTCTTGCGCGTTGAAACGTTCGTTACACCACTTTTGGCACTATCGCTCGCACGAGGCATATCACCATCCAAAGCTGGGCCATCACTTGCTGCATCGTCGTTTTCGTCGCCCTCTTCGGGCTCTCCTAGCATCTCGCGAACCTCAACACAGCTTCGTGGGAAAATTCCGCTGAACACGCGCGCCTCGAGTGTCTGGCCCTTGACAGAAGTCAGACCAGCCAGAAGACTGGGAGGCGCTACGAGGTAGCCGCGCAGCCAGTTACCGTCTGGTGTCTCTTCGATAATGTAGAGCTCATCACCAATCTCGAGCGGAAGGTCGGCGGGACTCGAAGCTGGGAAAGGGTAGATCGCGACGGCGAACGCGATGCGGGGAAGAGGCTGCCAGGGCATTGAATATCGTAGGGGACTGGTGCAGCTTTATCGAAGAGTTTACAGCCGCCAGAGCTGGCGTAGTTGGAGGTTTCGCAGCTGGGGGTCGGCAACGGCGAGAGGTGGGTGGGTATAAGCTGTAACGGTTCGAGAGAAGGTCAGGTCAGGAGTTTATGAGTACGGCGGTTGGTCTTTGTTGCACTACTGAACTCATCAAGAATTCATATATCGGAGCGCAGTGCCAGGAGCTGTCGTTAAACGTGTGCCCCGTCGACCAATCGCGGGCTCATGGATCTTGGAATTTGTCCCTGCAGCGCAGTTCCGAGAAGGACAGGATATGATATGGCGTTGAACAAGCGTaggcacaggcacaaggTAGCGAATATGTGTTCGAATGCGCCGAGTTTGATCCAAAGCGAGCGTTGTTGCCGAGTGAGCTGTTCAGTTTGGTTGGCAGGTTGCTCAAATCAAATTCAAACCCCCTGAGCAAACGCGAAATAGCTTGCGGCGGGTTTTGGCAAGGGTTCTAGATCGAGGGGTGGCCTCAGCCTTTTTGCGGGATgaatatggatggatgttggttCGAGCGTAGGCTGCAAATGGAATAGACAAGACAGGGTcgccaagaagggcaaaAGGAACGTCAAAGAATTGCCAGAAGAGAATAGGACAATAAGGGAGAGTTGCTATTGTTGGGTTGAAAGGGTAAAGTGCTACTGGTATGGCGCAAGTGATGAAACCAACATTGAGATGGATCGTTATGTGCTAAAAGAGTCAAGAAAGTTGGGCTAGTATGATACCGTTCCAGGTCTCGGGAGGGGACAAAATGCGCCGGCTCTAGTCAAAGTCTGTAACAGTACCAACATATCTCTTACTGTATATATGGAACTCAATGTACTTGTCTGACAGATGTGAAGAATAATTGCTTTTTGAGCTCTGGGATCATGCCCAATCTCAATTCCATCCCGCCTCCACTAGCGTCTGCGGTATGTGCTGCAAGTTAATGAGGTTGTGGATCGACACCCATGAGTTTGGGGATTAGACGTAACTCGAGATTCTAGACGCGAAGGAAAGAAACGGGGCGGAATTAGCCATTAACATTAACATACCGCTCCCCTGGAGACCTGCAGCCCTCTTTGCCCATTTCGCTCACACTGCATGGGCCGTCTTACACACCACCAAGGTAACATTAATGAGACGACATCCCCAGTAACCTGAAAGCTTCTGCGAGTCCGTGCAGATTCTAATACGATAAATGCTCAGATCAGACGAAATGCGAAATGTGTCCGGTCATCGAGTTGGCTCGTGCCAGTATAACCCACTCTCATCGACGGCCCGCGTCCAAATCgtctaccttagtaccttatGTATCTATCTCCATCTATATGCAGGGTTCGCATCAACATTCCCAACTCTAGCTCTTGGTCTATCATCTGTATGAATCATCGTGCAGATTTGATGCCCTTGCTTTAGTCGGGTTCCACTGCCTGCCCAGACAGCCAGAATGCGCATCGTGTGATATTCATATTCAAGCCACCGACTTTGATCAAAGGAATGTCTTGTCTTACATGATAGCCTCAAAGTGTCAACCAACCGCCAGCAACCAACTGACCGGACATAAAACGGAATCATATTTCCGGTAGTATAGAGACATCGATGCTTCACCCTCTTCGAGGGAAACCCGATGACCCAAATTGAACAACTACCCTGCCATGCTGGAATTTAAGCCTCCAATTCTGAGACAACCCACGGAACTCAGATCCGTGGTGAGAATGCTTATAACATCCTTGCATCAACCCTGCATTAGTTAGGCCCAGAACTCTGATATATACCACggtcaacctcatcctgcATGTGTGGCTTATGGTTTACAAAGAGGCGTGACTTTGGGATCGTGGATTCAGTGCCACAAGAAACATCTGAAACATTTATAGCTGCATACCCTAAAAATTTAGTCAAATCGGTACGAGCTATAAATGTTTACTCAGTAGCTGCTCGTCTTCATATTTTAATTCAAATACGGTGAATCGAGGATAGTGTCTATTCAAATTATAACGGTCTTTGCCATATGGGATACCAACGTGTTCGCAATAACTTAATCACGTCAATAAACACAATTTCAACAGAGCTTGAAACTCCAGCGAAGCAAGCTTCTGACTCCATTTAGAGAGTCCTATACCGAAATTGAAGCTTCATTGCATGTGTGATATGCAGAAGGAAATACTCAAGTTTGATATACTTAGTTACCCTAGACCAGTCTAAACAAAACCCTTTAACACTACATGATGCTGGATCATGTAATACAGAGCTCTACACACTTGTATGGTGGCGGCATATATATGTGACCGTAGCTATTAGGGGATGGGGGCCGAGTActgcttttgcttttctttgtCAGTTGCTTTATGACTGCCGACCCAATTTCATAATCCAAGCTTGATGGAAGTATTGACCTTACGTGCGAGTACCTGTGCAGCCTTATGTTGATTCAAAGTCTTTGAGTTTATTCggactaaaagaaatataaattatGCTATTGGACATGTAATAGCGAATTTGAATCCCAATACAAAAAGTTTGCATATTGGAAATGTCGGGGTGTTTAAGTGCAGTGGTCGGGTAGTTCCTCTGTTATCGGCAGTCGACAATTGAATAACATAAAGACCCATGTCCTTAAGAGGAGAACCGCCGGGGGCAAACACCCACCTGACAACCACGTCAAGTTGATCTATCCCCAATCAGATGCTTTACTACACCACGGGCTTCTGATCGCCGTCACCAACCACCTTAGAGATACACCATAACAACACTCCTTGAGACCTCTACTCCGTAACTTCGTATTTTATGTCAGGGCAATCGTTCCAACTTGCAGAAGAGGATAGTAACTCAATTATCTTCTGAACGATTCTTGAGTCTTACTCTAGCACCTAACTGAACCAACTCACAACTAACACCATAGCCCATTTACCTCATAATCAGAGCAAACCCCCACACTGCTTCTCCCCAAGACTATGCCTTCGGCCATAATTCCCAATAAGGCAGCCCAAAGTACAACGTCCACGCTACGGCCGGGGATTTCTATATGATCCGCCAATTCAATGTTCTCATACAGCCTCGTGCCATTATAGGCCCTGCGGTTTAACGTAGTATCTCAGGCGGAGGTCCAAGAACGGCCAACTTATAAGCTGGCAGTTTCCCAGCTGAAAGATTGACCTCCGAGTCTCTGATCAACAGGCCAGAGCTACCGCTACGCACTTGATATATTGTCCACCTCCAAGTATGCCTACCCCTCTATGTCTGCCGCTGAATACTGACTTCCGATAGCAACCCCAAGCAAGATGGTGCTCATTACTCAACTTCTGTCGGGCTTTGCCCTTGCTTCAGGTATCCTTGCATCACCTATCGAGCGCCGTGCTGTTATTAATCACGATGCTGTCGTTGGGTTTCCGCAAACTGTTCCATCCAATACAGCTGGCTCACTCTATCTGAAGTACAAGCCTTacctcaaggtcttcaacGGATGTGTGCCCTTTCCCGCGGTTGATAGTAAGGGAAACACTGGGTATGTTAAGTTAAGACGTCCTCGAACTGAGCTGACCTGGTTGTTAGTGGAGGCCTAGCCACAAGTGGCTCATCTAATGGAGGTTGCAGTAGCAGTACGGGCCAGGTCTACGTACGAGGCGGGACTTACAATGGTCGCTACGGTATTATGTACTCTTGGTACATGCCAAAGGATTCACCCTCTCCCGGACTAGGACATCGCCACGACTGGGAAAACGCGGTGATATGGTTGTCTGGTGAAAGCACAAGTGCCACAGTTGTTGGCATGGCAGTTTCTCAACACGGAGGATATGACAAGAGAACGTCTGGTACATTCTCCGGAAACAGTCCTTTAGTGGGATATACTGCCATCTGGCCTACTAACCACCAAATGATCTTTACCAACGACCAAGGTGGCCAGCAGCCGCTGATTGCCTGGGAGAGTTTGACCGCTGCGGCTCGTACAGCTTTGACAAACACTGACTTCGGCAGTGCCAACGTCCCATTCAAGGATGGAAGCTTCGAGTCAAATCTAGACAAGGCAGCTGTCTAACACCCCCATAGATTCTTATGTGTGCAAGAGACGTGCTGAAAGGGATTGACAACGGTTCAGGCCTCTAACCTGCAAGATTCCTAATATACATGTGTTAATCGACAGCCTAAGTCGGTATTCGCATAAGGGATATCCTCTCAAAGGAGTACATATTCCCAATAACCACATCTGGGTGATTCGGGTTTCTAGATCTTGCATCATCGGTGATCCTGTTATTATGTATTAATATGATGGTTGTTTACCACTTTCTACGCATCTAATTATGTACAATTATCGAAAAAGCTTCTCCACAGCGAACGACACACGAAAGACGGGTGGGCCTTGTATCATCGAAGTAGATCCTCTGCGTGTTAGTTAAGCTCAAGTAGGGTCCACCTAAAAACAACAGAATGTGGTGATGACCTCCCTGGGTGGTAATGGCTGCAAAACCCTCTCACACAATTCAAGATATCCTGGAGTGGCGAGCAGATGCACGTTACGTTTTCCATTTTGAACCAATCGATAATCCACGTTTGTTTTTCAGCCATGGATGTTATCAGTGAAACTACTCAGGCAGGATTAAATCGCC from Fusarium fujikuroi IMI 58289 draft genome, chromosome FFUJ_chr04 harbors:
- a CDS encoding related to dock180 protein, translated to MPWQPLPRIAFAVAIYPFPASSPADLPLEIGDELYIIEETPDGNWLRGYLVAPPSLLAGLTSVKGQTLEARVFSGIFPRSCVEVREMLGEPEEGDENDDAASDGPALDGDMPRASDSAKSGVTNVSTRKSRKDGNRSTISSKGRTPFRELHNGTLGSLSIPVDRDPNAPRPAAPVPMLKIGDETPTSLSEPLIDEIASCLREWHSTNLHELLLSRQYSRLDQLSQLITGLNLHRQQFLYNVLTAHEYDRLRERTVWDLVRVNKLCGGEVIVRDPEARGRVLTADDCIVKVTKLQSVMSLLDEPPQPLVELTALHHLMVDIKGFAGASIEETSLVFYLVSKPQYGQPTTLSEGFTVKIPAGGTIVNLAKHAQTKTLFTDLSPQDVGDVPSAETELFLVVKVLASQQIIPSQPLSRSGTGPTAPYSRDHMKPTSSGGMKSTRRSLMWGGKSSRSGISRGSPVTRMDAVAEQNDERLSTSGAESREGTGPPSTAGSKTGSPPDGVQIADRTIGLGVLRLNPIMKQDDEVEHLINIWSTSSRHAGEKDAGDDWDPLVKELLDSPSGHYEKSRRGERLQLQLKSFNHSDADILIKSTPTMLSGVTKTSKMGFSGAPTRPRSDIYFTLTDAALGKQNLLSRFGGSPTAMPSSVHGNNLQITLEVRKTSGERIENCIVASSNTEALSTFKSIATERGEPWNQTLRLALAPNEVPQAHVVMFVSDMPNPPFAIGHMPLWDQGAFIRDGLHGLLLYKIDEHTSTAQPGPTGKGGYLSLSWTPQGKDDHPAEVTGPLAVLRIDTYLCSTRFSQDRVILGLLKWRDLQREEVPGVLRQLIFVPEIEVVKLLNDVLDGLFGILVEYSGSHEFEDLVFTALVRVLGIVHDRRFNLGPLVDQYAENQFNYPFATPCLMRSFTRLLQSPTEPETARKLRATFKVVRHILKFITHARTQQKEKEAGIGITSNTTGFTRELRAIFKALDAMMRNSTPALVGTQTLAVQHFHTWLPELAGLLTTEEILHIAIDFMDSCTDVKGKLVLYKLVLIINYGKLDLFAHPDQKLALSTNTVRWITPHWGHSEEVTDQWRDQIRLCCSILASQIDYLGSEIPDHIPKIIDSYLAVLAAPRKPKDRLSLLFPSSYPFPTKPVNEDLQFDEALVELSAILSAISNSPSGMQLELAEDDLTTLLENLLRVHMSILKGEAYPLGWLSVHIHHHKSTMRTLEYLAGTMLEAFLPDPEEAESFNTELWKLFFTTLLKLVGSTSLALETFPEQKRRAVWKIAGDVREHGAELLRRTWEAIGWETTPDERSRYNLSKMGGYQVQYVPALVGPIVELCLSVHEGLRRMAVEVLQTMIVSEWTLSEDLSIIQTETIDRLDLFFKEKPLTESILQKLFISELLERFEPLAEIPDEPLYTALREFVGTIDEFLDLLVAVHSSEDPGEATHLINRLRLMEFLRDMQKEEIFVRYVHQLADLQAESRNHTEAGLALRLHADLYEWDPASQTPALPDPEFPAQSQFERKERLYFDMIKYFEEGESWSHALAAYKELQAQYETNIFDFSKLARTERAIATIYETISKSDKLVPKYFKVVYKGLGFHANLRDKEYIYEGSPSERASAFTDRMQEQYPAAQIVTGGDVEDVEGQFLVISAVTPHRDLSHQVFQRARVPQVIRDFLLSSHPQTFSISTRRNTNGPVKEHSAEKLVFTTADAFPTILRRSEVVDMEEVRLNAHETALERIVRKTQEMTALEHRVADGNGDHAQLLLDAVSVSVNPTSESSVACYRQLLPEPKEVNDDTEDDEDQEASEAELTPQDSAIKMALVDHAIMIKRCLAMFARSPNEILNSRHEELHRFFESTFASEIAHFMPPQPQRETVTTPSPTWRRLSRSSEASPKHNNIGVSVNGVTTEEASVIRPVSKRGTRLSFLGGSKKKEPELPTEPEEPAVDIETASNLSRSLSRSQSKEQNRRHSFFRAQSHDEKHPESPGGFSSRGSFDQQFGGGNERAVENKIPSKKGSVRKRFSMLKLGRKGSKGNGMMGSLDEE
- a CDS encoding related to NPP1 domain protein → MVLITQLLSGFALASGILASPIERRAVINHDAVVGFPQTVPSNTAGSLYLKYKPYLKVFNGCVPFPAVDSKGNTGGGLATSGSSNGGCSSSTGQVYVRGGTYNGRYGIMYSWYMPKDSPSPGLGHRHDWENAVIWLSGESTSATVVGMAVSQHGGYDKRTSGTFSGNSPLVGYTAIWPTNHQMIFTNDQGGQQPLIAWESLTAAARTALTNTDFGSANVPFKDGSFESNLDKAAV